One Parageobacillus sp. KH3-4 genomic region harbors:
- the purL gene encoding phosphoribosylformylglycinamidine synthase subunit PurL: MPLLLEPSPTTIKEEKLYREMGLTDEEFAMIEKILGRLPNYTETGIFSVMWSEHCSYKNSKPVLKKFPTEGKHVLQGPGEGAGIVDIGDGLAVAFKIESHNHPSAIEPYQGAATGVGGIIRDVFSMGARPIALLNSLRFGELTSPRVKYLFEHVVAGIAGYGNCVGIPTVGGEVQFDPAYEGNPLVNAMCVGIIRHEEIQRGIASGVGNTVMYVGAKTGRDGIHGATFASEELTEQSEEKRPAVQVGDPFMEKLLLEACLEVVKSDALIGMQDMGAAGLTSSSAEMASKGGFGIEMNLDLVPQRETGMTPYEMMLSESQERMLLVVQQGREQEIYDLFAKYGLEAKAIGKVTDDKMLRLYFRGEIAAEIPVDALAKDAPVYFKPSKEPAYYREFQAMEPYVPAVANYEETLLALLAQPTIASKEWVYQQYDYMVRTNTVVAPGSDAAVVRIRGTNKALAMTTDCNSRYIYLDPETGGKIAVAEAARNVVCSGAKPLAITDCLNFGNPEKPEIFWQLEKAVDGMSEACRALGTPVISGNVSLYNETNGEAIYPTPVVGMVGLVEDIRHITTQAFQQAGDLIYVIGEAKQEFGGSELQKLLEGRIFGKAPAIDLATEAKRQRELLAAIQAGVVASAHDIAEGGFAVALAECVMSADGLGAKVTMDGDMTAQLFSETQSRFIVSVKKEDREKFEQLVEAKLIGEVTNDGMLLVERAGGEVVVRLSAEQMRNVWKGAIPCLLKSKD; this comes from the coding sequence ATGCCGTTACTGCTTGAGCCAAGCCCAACAACGATTAAAGAAGAAAAATTGTACAGGGAAATGGGATTAACGGACGAAGAATTCGCAATGATCGAAAAAATTCTTGGCCGCCTGCCAAACTATACAGAAACGGGAATTTTTTCGGTCATGTGGTCGGAACATTGCAGCTATAAAAATTCGAAGCCGGTATTAAAAAAGTTTCCGACGGAAGGAAAACACGTGCTTCAAGGCCCAGGAGAAGGAGCGGGCATCGTCGATATCGGCGATGGTTTGGCGGTGGCGTTTAAAATTGAAAGCCATAACCATCCGTCCGCAATTGAGCCGTATCAAGGCGCTGCAACCGGCGTCGGCGGAATCATCCGCGATGTGTTTTCGATGGGAGCGCGCCCGATTGCTTTATTGAACTCGCTGCGGTTCGGGGAATTAACTTCTCCGCGCGTCAAATATTTATTTGAGCACGTGGTCGCGGGAATTGCCGGGTATGGCAATTGTGTCGGCATTCCAACCGTCGGCGGCGAAGTGCAGTTTGACCCTGCTTATGAAGGCAACCCGCTTGTCAACGCGATGTGTGTCGGCATTATCCGCCATGAAGAAATCCAGCGCGGCATTGCCTCCGGTGTAGGCAATACAGTGATGTACGTCGGGGCGAAAACGGGACGCGACGGTATCCATGGCGCAACATTTGCTTCGGAGGAACTGACGGAACAATCGGAAGAGAAACGGCCTGCCGTTCAAGTCGGCGACCCGTTTATGGAAAAATTGTTGCTTGAAGCGTGCCTGGAAGTAGTAAAGTCCGATGCGCTTATCGGCATGCAAGACATGGGGGCGGCTGGCTTGACGAGTTCTTCGGCAGAAATGGCGAGCAAGGGCGGTTTTGGCATTGAAATGAATTTAGATCTTGTGCCGCAGCGCGAAACAGGCATGACGCCATATGAGATGATGCTCTCCGAATCGCAGGAACGGATGCTGCTTGTCGTCCAACAAGGACGTGAACAAGAAATTTATGATTTGTTTGCGAAATACGGGCTTGAAGCGAAAGCGATCGGCAAAGTGACTGATGACAAAATGCTCCGCCTTTATTTCCGCGGGGAAATCGCCGCCGAAATTCCGGTTGACGCCTTAGCCAAGGATGCGCCAGTATACTTTAAACCATCGAAAGAGCCGGCGTATTACCGCGAGTTTCAAGCGATGGAACCATATGTTCCGGCTGTCGCCAATTACGAAGAAACGCTGCTTGCGTTATTGGCCCAGCCAACGATTGCGAGCAAAGAATGGGTGTATCAACAATACGATTACATGGTGCGGACGAATACTGTTGTCGCGCCGGGATCGGACGCTGCGGTCGTGCGCATCCGCGGCACGAACAAAGCGCTGGCAATGACGACCGACTGCAACTCTCGCTATATTTATTTAGATCCGGAAACAGGCGGCAAAATTGCTGTGGCGGAAGCAGCGCGGAACGTCGTCTGTTCAGGAGCAAAACCGCTGGCGATTACGGACTGCTTAAATTTCGGCAATCCGGAAAAACCAGAGATTTTTTGGCAGCTCGAAAAAGCGGTGGACGGAATGAGCGAAGCTTGCCGCGCATTGGGGACTCCGGTGATCAGCGGAAACGTTTCTTTATATAACGAAACAAACGGGGAAGCCATTTATCCGACACCAGTCGTCGGCATGGTTGGACTCGTGGAGGACATTCGCCATATTACGACACAAGCATTTCAACAAGCGGGCGACCTTATTTATGTCATTGGAGAAGCGAAGCAGGAGTTTGGCGGAAGCGAACTGCAAAAATTATTGGAAGGCAGAATTTTCGGGAAAGCGCCGGCTATTGATTTGGCAACAGAAGCAAAACGGCAGCGCGAATTGCTTGCGGCGATTCAAGCAGGTGTCGTCGCATCCGCTCACGATATCGCGGAAGGCGGCTTTGCGGTTGCACTGGCGGAATGCGTAATGAGCGCGGACGGTCTTGGCGCGAAAGTAACAATGGACGGGGATATGACGGCGCAATTGTTTAGCGAAACGCAATCCCGCTTTATCGTTTCCGTAAAAAAAGAGGATCGTGAAAAATTTGAGCAATTAGTGGAAGCAAAGCTTATCGGCGAAGTAACAAATGACGGCATGCTTCTTGTCGAGCGGGCGGGCGGAGAAGTCGTCGTCCGGCTTTCCGCCGAGCAAATGAGAAATGTCTGGAAAGGAGCTATCCCATGCTTGCTGAAATCAAAGGATTGA
- the purQ gene encoding phosphoribosylformylglycinamidine synthase subunit PurQ, translating to MKFAVIVFPGSNCDVDMYHAIADELGEEAEYVWHDTANLDHFDAILLPGGFSYGDYLRSGAIARFSNVMKEVRKAADEGKPILGVCNGFQILLEAGLLPGAMRRNNSLKFICRPVSLKVENNETMFTSAYKQGEVITIPIAHGEGNYYCDEQTLKRLIENRQIVFRYHGENPNGSLDGIAGIVNEKGNVLGMMPHPERAVDPLLGSADGLRLFQSIVKYWRETHAVTA from the coding sequence ATGAAATTCGCCGTCATTGTGTTTCCTGGTTCCAACTGTGATGTTGATATGTATCATGCGATTGCTGATGAATTAGGTGAAGAGGCCGAATACGTATGGCATGATACGGCAAACCTTGACCATTTTGATGCGATTTTGCTGCCGGGAGGGTTTTCATACGGCGATTATCTTCGCTCTGGGGCGATCGCCCGCTTTTCCAACGTTATGAAGGAAGTCCGCAAAGCGGCGGATGAAGGAAAGCCGATATTAGGCGTATGCAACGGGTTTCAAATTTTGCTCGAAGCGGGGCTGCTTCCGGGAGCAATGCGCCGTAATAACAGTTTGAAATTTATTTGCCGTCCGGTTTCGCTAAAAGTCGAAAATAACGAAACGATGTTTACGTCCGCTTACAAACAAGGGGAAGTGATTACGATTCCGATTGCCCACGGCGAAGGCAATTATTACTGTGATGAACAAACATTAAAGCGGCTGATCGAAAATCGGCAAATCGTCTTTCGCTATCATGGAGAAAACCCAAATGGAAGCTTAGACGGCATCGCCGGGATCGTTAATGAAAAAGGAAATGTGCTTGGCATGATGCCGCATCCGGAGCGCGCCGTTGATCCGCTTCTTGGCAGCGCGGATGGATTAAGATTGTTTCAATCGATCGTGAAATATTGGAGGGAAACACATGCCGTTACTGCTTGA
- the purS gene encoding phosphoribosylformylglycinamidine synthase subunit PurS, whose protein sequence is MYKVKVYVTLRESVLDPQGAAVKGALHSLSYTEVQDVRIGKFMELVVEKSERDINELVREMCEKLLANMVIEDYRYEIEEVVVQ, encoded by the coding sequence ATGTATAAAGTAAAAGTGTATGTTACGTTGCGAGAAAGCGTGCTAGACCCGCAAGGAGCGGCGGTGAAGGGGGCGCTTCATAGTTTGTCTTATACCGAAGTGCAAGATGTGCGAATCGGAAAGTTTATGGAGCTTGTTGTGGAAAAAAGCGAGCGCGATATCAATGAACTTGTGCGCGAGATGTGCGAAAAGCTGCTGGCCAATATGGTGATTGAAGACTACCGCTACGAAATTGAGGAGGTAGTCGTACAATGA
- the purC gene encoding phosphoribosylaminoimidazolesuccinocarboxamide synthase yields MVKKLALLYEGKAKKVYTTDDENILWIEYKDSATAFNGGKKAIIAGKGRLNNEITSLLFSKLHEAGISNHFIQKLSATEQLVKKVTIIPLEVVVRNVVAGSLAKRLGIPEGTRLEKPLVEFYYKNDDLGDPLLLEDHIAILKLATSEQIAVLKELALQVDDVLTKHFAERRVRLIDFKLEFGFDSEGAILLADEISPDTCRLWDMETDEKLDKDVFRRDLGNLTDAYETILQRLGGESTCIK; encoded by the coding sequence ATGGTCAAAAAGCTGGCTTTGCTATATGAAGGAAAAGCGAAAAAAGTATATACGACGGATGATGAGAACATATTGTGGATCGAATATAAAGACAGCGCGACGGCGTTTAACGGTGGGAAAAAAGCGATAATTGCCGGAAAAGGACGTCTTAATAACGAGATTACCAGTTTATTATTTTCAAAGCTTCACGAAGCAGGAATCTCCAATCATTTTATCCAAAAACTATCTGCTACGGAGCAGCTTGTCAAAAAAGTGACGATTATTCCTCTAGAAGTGGTTGTCCGCAATGTTGTTGCCGGGAGTTTGGCAAAACGGCTTGGCATCCCGGAAGGAACCCGCTTGGAAAAGCCGCTCGTTGAGTTTTATTACAAAAACGATGACCTCGGTGATCCTCTCTTATTGGAAGACCACATTGCGATTTTAAAGCTGGCTACTTCGGAACAAATCGCTGTTTTGAAGGAACTAGCTTTACAAGTCGATGACGTATTGACGAAGCATTTCGCAGAACGGCGCGTGAGATTAATTGATTTTAAATTAGAATTTGGCTTTGATTCGGAAGGCGCGATTTTACTTGCGGATGAAATTTCCCCGGATACTTGCCGGCTGTGGGATATGGAAACGGACGAAAAGCTCGATAAAGACGTATTTCGCCGCGATCTAGGGAACTTAACGGACGCCTATGAGACGATTTTGCAACGATTAGGGGGAGAATCGACATGTATAAAGTAA
- the purB gene encoding adenylosuccinate lyase, with protein sequence MIERYTRPEMGAIWTEENRFKAWLEVEILACEAWAELGVIPKEDVERIRQNASFDIARIKEIEEETRHDVVAFTRAVSETLGEERKWVHYGLTSTDVVDTALSYLLKQANEILLRDLENFIQVLKEKALEHKYTVMMGRTHGVHAEPTTFGLKMALWYAEMQRNLERFKQAAETVRVGKISGAVGTYANIDPFVEQYVCEKLGLKPAPISTQTLQRDRHAYYMATLALIATSIEKFAVEIRGLQKSEVREVEEFFAKGQKGSSAMPHKRNPIGSENMTGMARVVRGYMLTAYENVPLWHERDISHSSAERIILPDATIALNYMLNRFTNIVKNLKVYPENMKKNMDRTLGLIYSQRVLLSLIDAGMTREEAYDLVQPKAMEAWEKQVPFRSLIEADERITSRLTKEQIDDCFDYRYHLKHVDTIFQRLGLS encoded by the coding sequence ATGATTGAACGTTACACAAGACCGGAAATGGGAGCGATTTGGACAGAAGAGAACCGATTTAAAGCGTGGCTGGAAGTGGAGATTTTAGCTTGCGAGGCATGGGCGGAGCTTGGCGTTATTCCAAAAGAAGACGTCGAACGCATTCGCCAAAACGCTTCGTTTGATATTGCGCGCATTAAAGAAATTGAAGAAGAAACGCGCCATGATGTGGTCGCTTTTACGCGCGCGGTTTCGGAAACGTTAGGCGAAGAACGAAAATGGGTGCATTACGGTTTAACGTCCACCGACGTTGTGGATACCGCCCTGTCTTATTTATTAAAACAAGCGAACGAAATTTTATTGAGAGATTTAGAAAATTTTATTCAAGTATTAAAAGAAAAAGCGTTGGAGCATAAATATACGGTTATGATGGGGCGCACGCACGGCGTTCATGCGGAACCGACAACATTCGGCCTGAAAATGGCGCTTTGGTACGCGGAAATGCAGCGCAATTTAGAACGGTTTAAACAAGCGGCAGAAACGGTGCGTGTCGGCAAGATTTCCGGCGCGGTCGGGACGTATGCGAACATCGACCCGTTTGTCGAACAATACGTATGCGAAAAACTTGGGTTAAAACCGGCGCCGATTTCGACGCAAACGCTACAGCGCGACCGCCACGCGTATTATATGGCGACGCTGGCGCTCATCGCGACATCGATCGAAAAATTTGCTGTCGAAATTCGTGGGTTGCAAAAGAGCGAAGTGCGGGAAGTGGAAGAGTTTTTCGCGAAGGGACAAAAAGGATCATCAGCGATGCCGCACAAGCGCAATCCGATCGGTTCGGAAAATATGACGGGAATGGCACGCGTCGTCCGCGGTTATATGCTGACGGCGTACGAAAATGTTCCGCTCTGGCATGAACGCGATATTTCTCATTCTTCTGCTGAACGCATCATTTTGCCAGATGCGACGATCGCGTTGAACTATATGTTGAACCGCTTTACGAACATCGTGAAAAACTTGAAAGTCTACCCAGAAAACATGAAGAAAAACATGGATCGTACATTAGGGCTTATTTATTCGCAGCGCGTATTGCTTTCGTTAATTGATGCGGGCATGACGCGGGAAGAAGCATATGACTTAGTGCAACCAAAGGCGATGGAAGCGTGGGAGAAACAAGTGCCGTTCCGTTCGCTCATTGAAGCGGATGAACGAATTACAAGCCGCTTAACGAAAGAACAAATCGACGATTGTTTTGATTACCGCTATCACTTAAAACATGTGGATACGATTTTCCAACGCCTGGGATTGTCATAA
- the purK gene encoding 5-(carboxyamino)imidazole ribonucleotide synthase, which translates to MIILHKQIVPGQTIGIIGGGQLGRMMAIAAKEMGFRVAVLDPTLDSPCGQVADIEITAEYNDFAAIRKLAAVSDVITYEFENIDADALNWLVEHAYVPQGSRLLAITQDRASEKKAITDAGLPVAPYIEVQSKEDLFSAIETIGLPCVLKTCRGGYDGKGQFVIRSKEDSVQALSLLEIGPCVLECWLSFDKEISVIVARNGYGAMAVFPVAENIHVNNILHKTIVPARIPEHVAKKAIRYAEMLADYFGLVGTLAVEMFLTKEGDIYINELAPRPHNSGHYTINACATSQFEQHVRAVCNWPLGSTELLKPAVMVNILGEHVEPIIQNIATLRDAHLHLYGKKEAKPKRKMGHVTVLAEHVDAALKTIDSWQIWNDRRKEYV; encoded by the coding sequence GTGATCATCTTGCATAAACAAATTGTCCCTGGTCAGACGATCGGCATTATTGGCGGCGGACAACTTGGACGGATGATGGCAATTGCCGCGAAAGAAATGGGATTTCGCGTCGCTGTGCTCGACCCAACCCTAGATTCTCCATGCGGTCAAGTGGCGGATATCGAGATTACCGCGGAATATAATGATTTTGCAGCGATTCGGAAGCTTGCTGCGGTGAGTGATGTAATCACCTATGAATTTGAAAATATTGATGCGGACGCTTTAAATTGGCTTGTGGAACATGCATACGTGCCGCAAGGAAGCAGGCTGCTTGCCATTACGCAGGACCGCGCGTCGGAGAAAAAGGCGATTACGGACGCGGGGCTTCCTGTTGCACCGTACATCGAAGTTCAATCAAAAGAGGATTTGTTTTCCGCAATCGAAACAATTGGCTTACCGTGTGTATTAAAAACGTGCCGCGGTGGATATGACGGCAAAGGGCAATTTGTCATCCGCAGCAAAGAAGACAGCGTGCAGGCGCTTTCCTTATTAGAAATCGGCCCTTGCGTATTGGAATGCTGGCTTTCGTTCGACAAAGAAATTTCTGTCATTGTGGCGCGAAACGGATATGGCGCGATGGCCGTATTTCCTGTTGCGGAAAATATTCATGTCAACAATATTTTGCACAAAACGATTGTTCCAGCACGAATTCCCGAGCATGTAGCAAAAAAAGCGATCCGTTATGCGGAAATGCTTGCCGATTATTTTGGACTCGTCGGAACGTTAGCGGTGGAAATGTTTTTAACAAAAGAAGGGGATATTTATATTAATGAACTTGCCCCTAGACCGCACAATTCAGGTCATTATACAATTAATGCTTGTGCGACGTCCCAATTTGAGCAGCATGTCCGCGCCGTCTGCAATTGGCCGTTAGGAAGCACAGAACTGTTAAAACCAGCCGTGATGGTAAACATTTTGGGCGAGCACGTCGAGCCAATCATTCAAAATATTGCAACACTTCGTGACGCCCACCTTCATCTTTACGGCAAAAAAGAGGCAAAACCGAAACGAAAAATGGGTCATGTAACGGTGCTTGCGGAACATGTCGACGCAGCGCTGAAAACGATCGATTCATGGCAAATTTGGAATGATCGGAGGAAAGAATACGTATGA
- the purE gene encoding 5-(carboxyamino)imidazole ribonucleotide mutase yields MQPLVGVIMGSQSDWETMKHACDILEELQIPFEKKVVSAHRTPDYMFEYAETAEERGIKVIIAGAGGAAHLPGMVAAKTTLPVIGVPVQSKALSGLDSLLSIVQMPGGVPVATVAIGKAGATNAGLLAAAMLGIHYPQYMEALKKRRETMRKSVMESSDHLA; encoded by the coding sequence ATGCAGCCGCTGGTTGGAGTGATTATGGGAAGTCAATCGGATTGGGAGACGATGAAACATGCTTGCGATATATTGGAAGAATTGCAAATTCCGTTTGAAAAAAAAGTAGTTTCTGCCCATCGTACGCCAGATTACATGTTTGAATACGCGGAAACGGCGGAAGAAAGAGGCATTAAAGTCATTATTGCTGGTGCTGGGGGAGCGGCGCATTTGCCTGGGATGGTTGCTGCTAAAACAACGCTTCCCGTCATTGGAGTGCCAGTGCAGTCAAAAGCATTAAGCGGATTAGATTCGCTTTTGTCCATTGTACAAATGCCAGGAGGTGTACCAGTGGCGACGGTCGCTATCGGCAAAGCGGGAGCTACGAATGCGGGACTCTTAGCAGCAGCGATGTTAGGTATTCATTATCCGCAATATATGGAAGCACTGAAAAAACGAAGAGAGACGATGAGGAAAAGCGTGATGGAAAGTAGTGATCATCTTGCATAA